A window of Brachybacterium fresconis contains these coding sequences:
- a CDS encoding glycine--tRNA ligase, giving the protein MAKAPASTLDNVIALTKKRGFVFPAGEIYGGTRSAWDYGPLGVELKENIKRQWWRTFVTSRADMVGLDSSIILPKRVWEASGHVATFTDPLVECRSCHNRFREDHLIEAFQAKKGRDPEGGLAEVPCPNCGTRGDFTDPQQFSGLIKTFLGPVDTEAGLTYLRPETAQGIFVNFLNVVTATRQKPPFGIGQVGKAFRNEITPGNFIFRTREFEQMEIEFFTPPADADEHFSNWVESCWNWFIDLGMNPDNLRRFDVPEDERAHYSTGTIDFEYRFGFQGSDWGELMGIANRTDFDLGSHTEASGTKMQYFDQASGERYTPYVIEPSFGLTRSMMAFLVDAYTEDEAPNTKGGVDKRTVLKLDPRLAPVKAAVLPLSKSEDLVPRATQLADQLRTHWNVEMDATQAIGRRYRRQDEIGTPFCITVDFDTAEDQAVTIRERDTMAQERVALDQVESYLAARLLGA; this is encoded by the coding sequence GTGGCCAAGGCCCCCGCCAGCACGCTGGACAACGTCATCGCTCTGACCAAGAAGCGCGGCTTCGTGTTCCCGGCCGGTGAGATCTACGGCGGTACCCGTTCCGCCTGGGACTACGGACCGCTCGGGGTGGAGCTCAAGGAGAACATCAAGCGCCAGTGGTGGCGCACCTTCGTCACCTCCCGCGCCGACATGGTCGGCCTGGACTCCTCGATCATCCTGCCCAAGCGGGTCTGGGAGGCGTCCGGCCACGTCGCGACCTTCACCGACCCGCTGGTGGAGTGCCGCAGCTGCCACAACCGCTTCCGCGAGGATCACCTGATCGAGGCGTTCCAGGCGAAGAAGGGTCGCGACCCCGAGGGCGGGCTGGCCGAGGTGCCCTGCCCCAACTGCGGCACGCGCGGCGATTTCACCGATCCGCAGCAGTTCTCCGGCCTGATCAAGACGTTCCTCGGCCCGGTGGACACCGAGGCCGGCCTGACCTACCTGCGGCCCGAGACCGCGCAGGGCATCTTCGTGAACTTCCTCAACGTCGTCACCGCGACGCGCCAGAAGCCCCCGTTCGGCATCGGCCAGGTCGGCAAGGCGTTCCGCAACGAGATCACCCCCGGCAACTTCATCTTCCGCACCCGCGAGTTCGAGCAGATGGAGATCGAGTTCTTCACCCCGCCAGCGGACGCGGACGAGCACTTCTCGAACTGGGTGGAGTCCTGCTGGAACTGGTTCATCGACCTGGGCATGAACCCGGACAATCTGCGTCGGTTCGACGTCCCCGAGGACGAGCGCGCGCACTACAGCACCGGCACCATCGACTTCGAGTACCGCTTCGGCTTCCAGGGCAGCGACTGGGGCGAGCTCATGGGCATCGCCAACCGCACGGATTTCGACCTCGGCAGCCACACCGAGGCCTCCGGGACGAAGATGCAGTACTTCGACCAGGCCTCCGGCGAGCGCTACACCCCCTACGTGATCGAGCCGAGCTTCGGACTGACCCGCTCGATGATGGCGTTCCTGGTCGACGCCTACACCGAGGACGAGGCCCCCAACACCAAGGGCGGCGTCGACAAGCGCACCGTGCTGAAGCTCGACCCGCGTCTGGCTCCCGTGAAGGCCGCGGTGCTGCCGCTGTCCAAGAGCGAGGACCTGGTCCCGCGCGCCACCCAGCTCGCCGATCAGCTGCGCACGCACTGGAATGTGGAGATGGACGCCACGCAGGCGATCGGTCGGCGCTACCGCCGCCAGGACGAGATCGGCACCCCGTTCTGCATCACGGTCGACTTCGACACCGCGGAGGACCAGGCCGTGACGATCCGCGAGCGGGACACCATGGCCCAGGAGCGCGTGGCCCTGGACCAGGTCGAGTCCTACCTCGCCGCCCGCCTCCTCGGCGCCTGA
- a CDS encoding metal ABC transporter substrate-binding protein, whose translation MSLMPGPSRRSLLTLAGVGAGAIVLSACGDGGGGGTGSGDALTVVTSNYPLSYVVDRVGGDRVEVTDLATPGADAHGLELSVKQVMAVQEAALVLQIPRYQAALDDAISSGPADNVLDVSSIIEMLPADGGDEHGHDEHAHASDGGDAEHADEEHSGHDHGPTDPHFWHDPLRLAEVADALAARLGEIDPEGAEAFTAAAAEVRSDLEALDAELDEQFDTVDGDRTFITSHAAYAYLAARYDLHQVGIAGVDPETEPSPRRLLELEQVIDEEGVTTIFFETTASPKVAQTLAENVGVDSAELDNLETRLDEDADYPAVMRNNCQKLLESWA comes from the coding sequence ATGTCGTTGATGCCCGGCCCCTCGCGCCGCTCCCTGCTCACCCTCGCCGGTGTCGGAGCCGGTGCCATCGTGCTCTCCGCCTGCGGTGACGGGGGCGGCGGCGGCACCGGGTCCGGGGACGCACTCACCGTCGTGACCTCGAACTATCCGCTGAGCTATGTCGTCGACCGCGTCGGCGGAGATCGGGTGGAGGTCACCGACCTCGCCACTCCGGGGGCGGACGCCCATGGGCTCGAGCTGTCCGTGAAGCAGGTGATGGCGGTCCAGGAAGCAGCACTGGTGCTGCAGATCCCGCGCTACCAGGCGGCGCTGGACGATGCGATCTCCTCGGGTCCTGCGGACAACGTGCTGGATGTCTCCTCGATCATCGAGATGCTCCCGGCCGACGGCGGCGACGAGCACGGCCATGACGAGCACGCGCACGCCTCGGACGGCGGGGACGCGGAGCACGCCGACGAAGAGCACTCAGGCCATGACCACGGCCCCACCGACCCGCACTTCTGGCACGACCCGCTGCGCCTGGCCGAGGTGGCCGATGCGCTGGCCGCCCGGCTCGGAGAGATCGACCCCGAGGGGGCGGAGGCCTTCACCGCCGCGGCGGCCGAGGTCCGCTCCGATCTCGAGGCGCTCGATGCCGAGCTGGACGAACAGTTCGACACCGTCGACGGTGACCGGACATTCATCACCAGCCACGCCGCCTACGCCTACCTCGCCGCCCGCTACGACCTGCACCAGGTCGGCATCGCCGGGGTGGACCCGGAGACCGAGCCGTCGCCGCGGCGGCTGCTCGAGCTCGAGCAGGTCATCGACGAGGAGGGGGTCACCACGATCTTCTTCGAGACCACGGCGTCCCCGAAAGTCGCCCAGACCCTCGCGGAGAACGTCGGCGTCGACAGCGCGGAGCTGGACAATCTCGAGACACGGCTGGACGAGGATGCCGACTACCCTGCCGTGATGCGGAACAACTGCCAGAAGCTGCTGGAGAGCTGGGCATGA
- a CDS encoding metal ABC transporter ATP-binding protein, translated as MSAPIAPPAPVLEVSSLAVARGGARVLHEVDLRIQPGELVALLGANGSGKSTLLRAVVGVLPIEAGTARLFGQSVNRSRAHDRLGYVPQDSIEGGSIPATARETVAGGLLGSRSWFPRTRDPRVLQALADVGLEDLAGRPVTRMSGGQRRRVMIARALVRDPEFLVLDEPFSGVDLPTQRLIAELFRELSARGTTILVVLHGTGPLAGDIGRVVVLDRGRVVHDGAETDRPHLDPGHDHLEDAAPLDECLGQEIHPA; from the coding sequence ATGAGCGCCCCCATCGCCCCTCCCGCCCCCGTCCTCGAGGTCTCCTCCCTCGCCGTCGCCCGGGGCGGCGCCCGCGTGCTGCACGAGGTCGACCTGCGGATCCAGCCCGGCGAGCTGGTCGCCCTGCTCGGGGCCAACGGCTCCGGCAAGTCCACCCTGCTGCGCGCCGTCGTCGGGGTGCTGCCCATCGAGGCGGGCACCGCGCGGCTGTTCGGGCAGAGCGTGAACCGCTCCCGCGCCCACGACCGCCTCGGCTATGTCCCCCAGGACTCGATCGAGGGCGGCTCGATCCCCGCCACGGCTCGCGAGACCGTCGCCGGCGGTCTGCTCGGCTCCCGGTCCTGGTTCCCCCGCACCCGTGATCCGCGCGTGCTGCAGGCGCTGGCCGACGTCGGCCTCGAGGACCTCGCCGGGCGCCCCGTGACCCGCATGTCCGGGGGGCAGCGCCGTCGCGTGATGATCGCCCGCGCCCTGGTGCGCGATCCGGAGTTCCTGGTGCTGGACGAGCCCTTCTCCGGCGTCGACCTGCCCACCCAGCGCCTCATCGCCGAGCTCTTCCGCGAGCTCTCCGCCCGCGGCACCACCATCTTGGTGGTCCTGCACGGGACCGGCCCGCTGGCCGGCGACATCGGGAGAGTCGTGGTCCTGGACCGCGGGCGCGTCGTCCACGACGGCGCCGAGACCGATCGCCCCCACCTCGACCCCGGCCACGACCATCTCGAGGACGCGGCCCCGCTGGACGAATGCCTCGGACAGGAGATCCACCCCGCATGA
- a CDS encoding metal ABC transporter permease has protein sequence MISPLDILTSDLMRYPLIIAVLIGLTAPVVGTYLVQKRLSLLGDGLGHVALTGVAVGWLVGAWTTASPADLLAIPGALAASVIGAVAIEYVREVSHTSRDVALAIMFYGGIAGGVVIIQLAGGTSQNLMGYLFGSLSTVTAPDLVIAVVLAVVVLGIGIGLSSLLSAVTGDEEFARASGLPVRAVNVLIAVMAALTVTLSMRIVGALMVSALMIVPVAAAQQLVVGFVRTMRTAMVIAVFCALGGLLVTVYVDLPPGGVIVLLSIAVYVLAMLARAVLPSPGSAAIGEGGPGPVAERDAARSR, from the coding sequence ATGATCTCCCCCCTCGACATCCTCACCTCCGACCTGATGCGGTATCCGCTGATCATCGCGGTGCTGATCGGGCTGACCGCTCCCGTGGTCGGCACCTACCTGGTCCAGAAGCGACTCTCCCTGCTCGGCGACGGCCTCGGCCACGTGGCCCTGACGGGTGTGGCCGTCGGCTGGCTGGTCGGCGCCTGGACCACCGCCAGCCCGGCGGACCTGCTCGCGATCCCGGGAGCGCTGGCCGCGTCCGTGATCGGCGCGGTGGCGATCGAGTACGTCCGCGAGGTCAGCCACACCAGCCGCGACGTGGCGCTGGCGATCATGTTCTACGGCGGCATCGCGGGCGGCGTGGTGATCATCCAGCTCGCCGGCGGGACCTCCCAGAATCTCATGGGCTACCTCTTCGGCTCGCTGTCCACGGTGACCGCCCCCGACCTGGTCATCGCCGTCGTGCTCGCGGTGGTCGTGCTCGGGATCGGGATCGGCCTGAGCAGTCTGCTGTCCGCCGTCACCGGGGACGAGGAGTTCGCCCGCGCCTCCGGACTGCCCGTCCGAGCCGTCAACGTGCTGATCGCCGTGATGGCGGCGCTGACGGTGACCCTCTCGATGCGGATCGTCGGCGCGCTCATGGTCTCGGCGCTGATGATCGTCCCGGTCGCCGCCGCGCAGCAGCTCGTGGTCGGCTTCGTCCGCACGATGCGCACGGCAATGGTGATCGCCGTCTTCTGCGCGCTGGGCGGATTGCTGGTCACGGTCTACGTGGACCTGCCGCCCGGCGGCGTGATCGTGCTGCTGTCGATCGCCGTGTACGTGCTGGCGATGCTCGCCCGCGCCGTGCTCCCGAGCCCCGGATCCGCTGCGATCGGCGAGGGCGGGCCCGGCCCCGTCGCCGAGCGGGACGCGGCGCGCAGCCGCTGA
- a CDS encoding Fur family transcriptional regulator has translation MQRNTRQRAAILETLSRQDDFRSAQQIHEQMKADGETVGLATVYRNLQALSTSGRLDVLVAGDGESLYRQCEDTGHHHHLVCRECGRTVEFLAPKLESAMTSIAQEHGFTDVDHTLEVFGLCTEHAGTGHPDAAEGSSSR, from the coding sequence ATGCAACGGAACACCCGCCAGCGCGCCGCGATCCTCGAGACGCTGTCCCGGCAGGACGATTTCCGCAGCGCCCAGCAGATCCACGAGCAGATGAAGGCCGACGGCGAGACCGTCGGCCTGGCCACCGTGTACCGCAACCTCCAGGCGCTGAGCACCTCGGGGCGGCTGGACGTGCTGGTCGCCGGCGACGGCGAATCCCTGTACCGCCAGTGCGAGGACACCGGCCATCATCACCACCTGGTGTGCCGCGAGTGCGGCCGCACGGTCGAGTTCCTCGCCCCCAAGCTCGAGAGCGCCATGACCTCGATCGCGCAGGAGCACGGGTTCACCGACGTCGACCACACGCTCGAGGTCTTCGGGCTGTGCACCGAGCACGCCGGGACCGGGCATCCCGACGCCGCAGAGGGCTCTTCGTCGCGATGA
- a CDS encoding DedA family protein has protein sequence MEWVQSLPLLPAVGFLYVVIWLRAGATYALGRAARRAARRGQVAAFLESPRVQRATEIVHRWGAPVVALSFLTVGFQTAANAAAGLTGMPLKRYLPALALGGLAWAVIYATIGLVAFAAWFELFLRSPWAAVAVLALAVVLIAVLLRHRRRSGGVLAAQDENDDEDAEKTSPAAEVPSSDEASVDRAPDVGASADPVSRRPARPDPGHRSRPRTDDHGAHTR, from the coding sequence ATGGAGTGGGTGCAGTCGCTGCCGCTGCTGCCGGCTGTCGGCTTCCTGTACGTGGTGATCTGGCTGCGCGCCGGTGCCACCTACGCTCTGGGGCGCGCGGCGCGTCGGGCCGCCCGACGCGGCCAGGTCGCGGCATTCCTGGAATCCCCGCGCGTCCAGCGGGCGACCGAGATCGTCCATCGCTGGGGCGCGCCCGTGGTGGCTCTCAGCTTCCTGACCGTCGGATTCCAGACCGCCGCCAACGCCGCGGCCGGCCTCACCGGGATGCCGCTGAAGCGGTATCTCCCGGCCCTCGCGCTCGGCGGGCTGGCCTGGGCCGTCATCTACGCGACGATCGGCCTGGTGGCCTTCGCCGCCTGGTTCGAACTGTTCCTGCGCTCCCCCTGGGCCGCCGTCGCGGTGCTCGCCCTGGCCGTGGTGCTGATCGCCGTGCTGCTGCGTCACCGGCGCCGCAGCGGAGGCGTGCTCGCGGCGCAGGACGAGAACGACGACGAGGACGCCGAGAAGACCTCCCCCGCCGCGGAGGTGCCGTCCTCGGACGAGGCGAGCGTCGACCGCGCCCCGGACGTCGGCGCGTCGGCCGATCCGGTCAGTCGACGTCCAGCGCGTCCTGACCCGGGGCATCGATCGCGCCCCCGTACCGACGATCACGGCGCGCATACTCGGTGA
- a CDS encoding isoprenyl transferase — protein MSGGSAHGYEEPFDHPSGARPPQLPAPTIPGHVAVVMDGNGRWANRRGLPRTAGHEAGEAALLDVVAGALQIGVTHLSAYAFSTENWKRSPEEVRFLMGFSRRVLRRQRDTLNSWGVRIVWIGREQRLWSSVIKELKEAEQLTRTNTAMTLYMCVNHGGRAEIVDAVREIAEEARAGRISGRGITEKSLAKHLSDPDMPDVDLFLRTSGEQRTSNFLLWQAAYAELVFVPELWPDVDRVVLWRAVTEYARRDRRYGGAIDAPGQDALDVD, from the coding sequence ATGAGCGGAGGATCCGCGCACGGCTACGAGGAGCCCTTCGACCACCCCAGCGGTGCCCGGCCGCCGCAGCTTCCCGCCCCCACGATCCCCGGGCACGTCGCCGTGGTGATGGACGGCAACGGCCGCTGGGCGAACCGGCGCGGACTGCCCCGCACCGCGGGCCACGAGGCGGGGGAGGCCGCGCTGCTGGACGTCGTCGCCGGCGCGCTGCAGATCGGCGTCACGCACCTGTCGGCGTACGCCTTCTCCACCGAGAACTGGAAGCGCTCCCCGGAGGAGGTGCGGTTCCTGATGGGCTTCTCCCGACGGGTGCTGCGCCGCCAGCGCGACACCCTGAACTCCTGGGGCGTGCGGATCGTGTGGATCGGCCGCGAGCAGCGACTGTGGAGCTCGGTGATCAAGGAGCTGAAGGAGGCCGAGCAGCTCACCCGGACCAACACGGCCATGACGCTGTACATGTGCGTGAACCACGGCGGTCGCGCCGAGATCGTCGATGCGGTCCGCGAGATCGCGGAGGAGGCCCGGGCCGGGCGGATCAGCGGCCGCGGGATCACCGAGAAGAGTCTCGCGAAGCATCTGAGTGATCCTGACATGCCGGATGTCGACCTGTTCCTGCGCACCAGCGGGGAGCAGCGCACCTCGAACTTCCTGCTGTGGCAGGCGGCCTATGCGGAGCTGGTGTTCGTGCCCGAGCTGTGGCCGGACGTGGACCGCGTGGTGCTCTGGCGAGCGGTCACCGAGTATGCGCGCCGTGATCGTCGGTACGGGGGCGCGATCGATGCCCCGGGTCAGGACGCGCTGGACGTCGACTGA
- the recO gene encoding DNA repair protein RecO, whose product MMQKLYRDDAIVLRTHPLGEADRIITLLTRRHGKVRAVAKGVRRTGSRYGARLEPFSLVDVQLHAGRNLHTVTQVVAIEAFAVGICADYGRYTAASAMLETTDRLTDEVVDPNQRGFLMLVGALRAMAEGRIAPPLVLDSFLLRTLAVSGWAPELQVCATCGAPGPHHALDIRAGGLVCTSCRRPGATAVRQGTIEHMIFLLAGDWDNVVDADETIMQEAGRLIADTVTWHLERSVRSLSYVER is encoded by the coding sequence ATGATGCAGAAGCTCTACCGGGACGACGCGATCGTCCTGCGCACCCACCCGCTGGGCGAGGCCGACCGCATCATCACGCTGCTGACCCGCCGCCACGGCAAGGTCCGCGCGGTGGCCAAGGGCGTCCGGCGCACCGGCAGCCGCTACGGCGCCCGCCTGGAACCGTTCAGCCTCGTCGACGTCCAGCTCCATGCCGGCCGCAACCTGCACACCGTCACCCAGGTGGTCGCCATCGAGGCCTTCGCCGTCGGCATCTGCGCCGACTACGGCCGCTACACCGCCGCCAGCGCGATGCTCGAGACCACCGACCGCCTCACCGACGAGGTCGTCGACCCCAACCAGCGCGGTTTCCTCATGCTGGTGGGCGCCCTGCGCGCCATGGCCGAGGGCCGCATCGCCCCACCCCTGGTGCTGGACTCCTTCCTGCTGCGCACCCTCGCCGTCTCCGGCTGGGCACCCGAACTGCAGGTCTGCGCCACCTGTGGCGCGCCCGGACCGCACCACGCCCTGGACATCCGCGCCGGCGGGCTGGTGTGCACCTCCTGCCGACGGCCCGGCGCGACCGCTGTGCGCCAGGGGACGATCGAGCACATGATCTTCCTGCTCGCCGGGGACTGGGACAATGTGGTCGATGCCGACGAGACCATCATGCAGGAGGCGGGCCGCCTCATCGCCGATACCGTGACCTGGCACCTCGAGCGCTCCGTGCGCTCGCTGAGCTACGTCGAACGCTGA
- a CDS encoding EcsC family protein, with protein MHDGGIIRRLRPTATDPEGGAMGILGMLRRDDRTTDTAREALQEARRTKGSDPSDGGALQRLVETFRDLGLDGKLAYSSAQDVARRAQRGRARKRPEKAIRRLVRKHRRGVTVAGFLTGLGGIFTLPILLPTNVVEFYVQSTRMVGAIAVVRGYDLDDEEIRVRVLAALLGEESGDVLKNIGLGPVAGAATRTVARRLPTSTESAVASAIGGRMLRKFGLRSVRLFGKAIPGLGGVLGAISDRRQLAKIAKAAKAGFPAVR; from the coding sequence GTGCATGATGGGGGTATCATCCGTCGGCTGCGGCCGACGGCCACCGATCCGGAGGGAGGCGCCATGGGGATCCTCGGGATGCTGCGCCGCGACGACAGGACCACGGATACCGCCCGCGAGGCGCTGCAGGAGGCCCGGCGCACGAAGGGCTCCGACCCGTCCGACGGCGGCGCCCTGCAGCGCCTGGTCGAGACCTTCCGCGATCTGGGCCTCGACGGGAAGCTGGCATACTCCTCGGCCCAGGACGTCGCGCGGCGGGCTCAACGGGGACGGGCCCGCAAGCGACCCGAGAAGGCGATCCGTCGCCTGGTGCGCAAGCATCGTCGTGGTGTGACCGTGGCGGGTTTCCTCACCGGTCTCGGCGGCATCTTCACGCTGCCGATCCTGCTGCCCACGAACGTCGTCGAGTTCTACGTGCAGTCCACCCGGATGGTCGGCGCGATCGCCGTGGTGCGGGGCTACGACCTGGACGACGAGGAGATCCGCGTGCGGGTGCTGGCCGCCCTGCTCGGGGAGGAGTCCGGGGACGTGCTGAAGAACATCGGTCTCGGACCGGTGGCGGGCGCCGCGACGCGCACCGTGGCCCGGCGCCTGCCCACGAGCACCGAATCGGCGGTGGCCAGTGCGATCGGGGGCCGGATGCTGCGGAAGTTCGGCCTGCGCTCGGTGCGTCTGTTCGGCAAGGCGATCCCGGGTCTGGGCGGTGTGCTCGGGGCGATCTCGGACCGCCGCCAGCTGGCGAAGATCGCGAAGGCGGCGAAGGCTGGGTTCCCGGCGGTGCGCTGA